In Cryptomeria japonica chromosome 5, Sugi_1.0, whole genome shotgun sequence, the genomic window ATCTTTAGCTTCACCCTCCTCCCTTGCTGAGGATGGTAATGAAGAGAAAGTGACTCATTTACAGAGTCCAGAATTGATGTAGAATATAATCAGCTACCCCATTCTTCAACATAGAGTTAAGTTAAAAcatattttcattttatattttaaaatttatataaaatcaaaattttacTAGCTTTTTATACTTTTAACAATCTATTTTTATTTTGGATGTTAAGttaaatatcattttataataGGGAAGAAGAGGAGCATTCAATTTACATtgtaaataaatgaaaaaaaatataaaattagatttaggggaagagcaccaatacataacatagttccaataaccgtcaccttattatCATGTTGACCCTCCAACAGCTTTCATCGTGAAAacatcattaataaatttgttttgtaccaatagcgaatcattttttgtaattaattgaccCATttatgcacaactattggaaaaTGTGTCACATTTATGCACCATATATTAGTCTCtttctaatataaaaaataaatatcatcATTACTCATAAAAACACACATCTAAAAATATTAATTGATACTTCGACTTTTCTACAAGATATCTAATAACCACATCATAGAAATTTCATAAGAACATTTCTAAGTCATTTCATTATTACACGTCTCCTCAATCGTCCTATTTGTTGACGACGTATATCAGAGGTCAATGAAAGACTTCCATCACTGTCTGAAGTGAATAGTCCGTTGCTCCAAGTCCAATAAATCTGCCTTCCACGCAATTGCCAACACAGATGGAAGTTAGAATTGGCGTTACATCACAGAAAAGTCTGATGAATAGCTTAGAGATCCTTTGTACAACTTCACCAATGAACAAGCGAACCGTGTGGAAACGGGTGGAAGAAGTTTCTTCGTATTAACGTTTCAAAGTCATTGAACCCTATTACACGTCTCATCATTCGTTATGTGGTCGGAGCTTATCTTCCAAGTGAATGAACTACTTCCACATATTTCTCAAGTCACAAGTCAATAGCCAATTCTTTTCAGGCCAAAAAAATCTCCCCTCCACGCGGTTGCCAGCACAGTTTCCACACAGTGCGCTCGTTTTAAGTGAAAATCCTTTCACGCGGTTGCCAAGTTGTATATAAGCGACTGACTTTACAGCTATTCAATGTTGTACCAAATTCTGGCAGACTCTTCTCTGATGTAACGCCAATTTTAACTTTAATCTGTGGTGGCAACTACGCGGAAGGCAGATTTTTTTTGGACTGAAAGCAACTGACAATTTACTTTGAGACATTGATGGGAGTACCTCATGAGTTGATAGAAGCCCAACCGTAGAAACGAATGTGGAAACGCGTTATAAGAATGAGTTGATATGATGTACTTATGATGTACTGTTGATACGGTATAATGACATATTGGTCTAGTTACAAACTAGCGTTTGCACCAAAACAAAGGTTCAATGATTAGTCGATTGTAAAATATACTTTAATCATTATCATTATGTTGGAGAGTGTAAAATTAGCGTGTGAAAGCTATATATCCAATTAACAGAAGTAGTCTATCAGTTTTTAAACAACTTTTTTTAGTACTAAATAAATTTGTAAAGATTTAGATGTCTAAAATTTTGAACAAATATAATTATAGAGATATAATTCTATAATTCTGACAtataacttttattttattttgcagtgATCGTTGTTGTAGTCTTgcttcttcttgctttctaatgATTGTATATGGGTTGTTCTGCATTTTACAGTATCTTTCAAAGGAGAATCTAGGTTCTATACGAAGACAGTCTAATGTTTTAACTCTGGATATGGGTGTAAATGTCAAGCCTTGCCTTTCAGTGGCTCCTATATCAATTGTTGCCTTCTGGAGTGTTAAGCCTTGGGATTTGTGGACTGTTATAGCCCACGCCATCTTAAGTGGGATTTGTCTTCTGTTTCCCAGTGATATTGGAGTTATTGGTACAACTTTTGGATATGTCGGATTCCATGATGGCCCAATATAGTTATTAATTCTTGTTATTACATATGTTGGAATATCTCGTGGCTTGAAGCCATATTCATACACAATGTCGACTACTTCGCCTAGAGCCCCATTTACGAGCCCTGATTTGGTCCATATATTGGTTGTTAGCATTATTTGTTGGCCTTTACATAATAGAATTTTCTTTTCAAGttgttcatcctcaaaatcaacATTTTGCCGACTTCGAACATTTGCAGCTTCGCTAATTGCAACTGGACGATTCAATTTTTGTAACACCTTTTTGTTATGGCTCCTTACCATGTTGTTTGTAGCAAATGGgtgtattaatttattaaattcttCATTTTGAATGGGTGTAAGCTCCTTGCTTGTGCGTGTCATCAATAATTCCCAATCATCCTGttcaggttgtgcattttgtatgttggtaaggatctgtctaaatcgtgcttgcactgGTTTTATACCCTGTTGGCGAAACATTGTTTGTAAGGTTACTGTTGTTGTAAATAGGTTCCATAGTGCTATGACACTTGAGCATGAAGCATAGATAGGCTTGTCCATTACAGGTGGTAATTGTGCAAAGTCGCCAATCAAAATTATGGATATCCCTCCAAATGGTAAATGTtgtctatttgg contains:
- the LOC131875721 gene encoding uncharacterized protein LOC131875721; amino-acid sequence: MEMQEWELLSRMGITSHNDIDKNEMLGRREFDHNYKWDEITVPNDLHDMALEFIAMAKNHCLNEPIPFVDKGTTGIGKSYLINCIRNELEGDTPYRHQILALAPTGIAAFNINATPIHSALKIPIKDMHPLQGQALTVLQEDMKYVRYILIDEMSFIGPKLLLRIDMRLHEAFPNRQHLPFGGISIILIGDFAQLPPDDWELLMTRTSKELTPIQNEEFNKLIHPFATNNMVRSHNKKVLQKLNRPVAISEAANVRSRQNVDFEDEQLEKKILLCKGQQIMLTTNIWTKSGLVNGALGEVVDIVYEYGFKPRDIPTYVITRINNYIGPSWNPTYPKVVPITPISLGNRRQIPLKMAWAITVHKSQGLTLQKATIDIGATERQGLTFTPISRVKTLDCLRIEPRFSFERYCKMQNNPYTIIRKQEEARLQQRSLQNKIKVICQNYRIISL